The DNA window ACAGGTTCTGTTGATAGATTGTCCGAGCCTCATCTGCAACCAATTCAGTTTTATACGAATCAAGAAAAAAGCGCCGACCGTAAGGAAGGCGCTTTTGGTTTCTATCGTTTCATATTTTAGGACGGAGAAACGAGAGAAAACTGTCTTTCAGCTTTATGCTCGATGGTATGGTCGTCGGAGCGGTCTTTTAAACCAATGCCCGTGATATGACGACGACGAGACTCTGAAAGAAGATAGAAACATTTGTGTGCCGCTGCGTCGTAACGTAAACCTTCTGGGCGCACATTCGAAATACAGTTGCGTAGCGACTCTTCAATGCCGCGATAGGCGTTCCAGGTTAAATACAAACCTAAACTGTCTGGGGAACTGAGCCCAGGACGTTCGCCTACCAAAATCAGCACTTCATTGGCGTTAATCGCAGCACATACATCGTCACCAACGGCAACGCGGCCTTGTTGAACAATCACAAACGGGGCGACGTCCCATGCTTGTTTGGTGTCGGCATTTAACTGATTTAACAGTGCATCCAAAAACGGTGCTGCATGATTGGCAATGGCGTAAGACGACAGACCGTCGGCAATCACAATCGCTAAATCGTAAGGCTTAGCTCGTGAATCACTGTGCTCTTTTAACTCAGTGATGCCTTGTTCGCTCAGCTTACGGCCCAAATCTGGGCGCTGTAGGTAAGTGACTCTGTCGCTTGCCTCACTGTGCAAATGAAAAGCAGGTAGTAAAGGGCGCAAGTTTTCTTTGTCAGCCAAACGAGTCACTAAGGCATCTTCATCCAGCGGTACATGCACGGCATCAATAGCTTGCGCATGAGAGAGTTGAAAACGCAGCAGTTCACTGGTCGGAATACTGGTGCCCACGCGACCTAAACCAATCCGCGCTTGGGTAAATTGACGCAGTGTATCCCACGGGTCATGGTGTACTAATTCTGGTGATGAGTGCTCAGCGGACAATTTACCACTTATCATTTTGTCTAAGTTCATACCGCCTCCTGCAGCAGGCTAAGCGGCTGTTTAAATGCGGGTGCCATATGATCACTAAGCTGAGTTCGACCATCTTGACTGAAAATCTGCATTTTACGTAGCCAAGCTTCAAATTCAGGGGCAGGTTTTAATCCAAGCACTTGGCGTGCATATAAGGCATCATGGAACGAGGTGGTCTGATAGTTCAACATAATGTCATCAGAACCCGGGATGCCCATAATGAAGTTGCAGTTGGCCACGCCAAGCAAGGTCAACAAGTTGTCCATGTCGTTTTGATCGGCATAGGCATGGTTGGTGTAGCAAATATCGCAGCCCATTGGTAGACCAAGCAGCTTGCCACAGAAGTGATCTTCTAAGCCTGCGCGGATAATTTGTTTTCCATCAAACAGATACTCAGGGCCAATAAAACCGACAACGGTATTAACCAATAAAGGTTTGAACTTACGAGCGAGCGCATAAGCGCGGGTTTCACACGTTTGTTGGTCAACATCATGGTTCGCATTTGAAGAAAGCGCGCTACCTTGGCCGGTTTCAAAGTACATAAAGTTGTTGCCAACCGTGCCACGTTGTAGGCTGTTCGCCGCATCATAAGCTTGTTGCAGCACATCGATGCTGACACCAAACCCTTTGTTGGTGCCTTCTGTTCCACCAATCGATTGGAACACCAAATCCACTGGCGCACCTTGTTCAATACACTCAATTGTGTTGGTGACGTGAGTTAATACGCACGATTGCGTTGGGATCTCGTAGTGTTGAATCACTTCATCCATCAGCTTCATAAGCTTAATTGCTTGGCTGACGCTGTCTGTTGCTGGATTGATACCAATGACGGCATCACCATTACCATACATAAGCCCATCGAAAATAGATGCGGCAATACCGTTCATATCATCAGTCGGGTGGTTAGGTTGAAGTCGAGTCGACATATGCCCAGCCAAACCGATGGTGTTGCGAAATGCAGTAGTCACTTGGCACTTTTTCGCGACCAAAATCAGATCTTGGTTACGCATGATCTTACTGACCGCTGCTGCCATTTCTGGCGTAATCCCCGGAGCAACACGCGTTAGTTCAACACAAGTGGTGGATTCTTGTAATAACCAATTGCGAAAATCACCTACCGTGAGATGGGCAATTTCCATGAATGCTTTAGCATTGTGTTCGTCAATGATCAGCCGCGAGATTTCATCTTTTTCGTACGGGATCACCAAGTCATTTAGAAAAGTTTTAAGAGGCAGATCAGCCAATACCATTTGAGCAACGACACGCTCCTCTGCAGACGCGGCGCAAACGCCAGCGAGCTGGTCTCCTGAACGCAGAGGTGAGGCTTTAGCCATCACTTCTTTTAAGGAGCGAAAACGAAACGTTTTACTACCCAATTGATAACGATATTCCGAACTCATACATCCCTCGCAAATTCGGTTTGATTATTTGGCGAGTGCCTTTGCACTGTTGATCTTCATTATGCAAAAAATGTCCCTGTTTCAAGGCTGCAATGAAAAAGAATTTTTATAATAAAAACCAACAGGTTAAATGTGGTTATTTGTTATTTAATAAGATAGGTATTCAGTCGAATACGAGCCTTGCTACATATTAGGGAAGCGGCTGCACTCTATTTGGGCATGTGGCGGTAGATAGATAATATCTGCACTCAAAGGATTCAAGAGGAGAGGGCGTGTGACATTGAGAAGAGAGTGCAGTAGATGAGGTTCTACTGCACTTGGTATTGTACTTAGTGATTAACTTAATCCGACAATATTACCTTGCTCGTCAATGTCTAACGACATAAAGGCGGGTTTGTCTGGCAGTCCTGGCATCGTCATTACGCTGCCACAGAGGGCATAGATAAATCCGGCGCCGGAGCACAACTTGAGTTCACGGATAGTGACATCAAAGCCTGATGGAGCGCCTTTAATGGCCGAATTTGTGGTGATCGAAAGCGGGGTTTTCGCCATGCACACCGAAAGGTGACCGTAACCTAGCTCGTTAAAGCGCTTAAGCTGGGCTGTGGCTTTCTCTGAGTAGGTGATTGAGCCAGCGCCATAACCTTTTAGCGCCACGGCATGCAACTTATCATCCAGAGAGTCTTCGCTCTGGTAAAGTGGCGTGAACTGGACTGTTTTTTCGCACTGTTTCATGACGCAATGCGCCAATTGTGTAGCGCCTAGACCGCCGCGACTAAACGCTTCGCTGATCGCCACTTCAACACCTTGTGGTAGGGCTTTGATCATAGCCATTAATTGTTGTAGCTCTTCCTCGCTGTCTTGCGGGAAGCGGTTAATCGCTACCACTGCGGGGACACCATATTGGGTCACGTTGTCGATATGCCATTGCAAATTGGCAAAACCGGCAGTGAGCGCGGCAGAATCTGGTGCAAATAGGCTATCAGGAATCGCTTGACCTGGACGTAAATCGTAACGACCTGAGTTGGCTTTGATGCCTCGTAAGGTAGCGACAATCACTGCACAGTCAGGATGTTTATGCGCTGCTTTTGCTTTGATGTTACAGGCTTTTTCAAAGCCCATATCAGAACCAAAGCCACCTTCGGTAACGGTAAAATCCGCCAGTCGAGTCGCGATGTTATCGGCAATAATTGAAGAGTTGCCATGGGCAATATTGGCAAAAGGACCTGCGTGAACCAGTGTGGGAACACCTTCGAGTGTTTGCATTAGCGTTGGTTGGATGGTGTCCTTCATGGTAACTGTCATTGCACCTGCCACTTGCAGATCTTCAGTGGTGATGGGCTGCCCATCAAGGTCATAAGCGACAACAATGCGACCGATGCGCTGACGTAAATCGTTTAAATCAGTAGAAAGCGCCAAAATCGCCATCAGCTCTGACGCAGCTGAGATATCAAAGCCATCTTCACGTTCAAAGCCGTTGACCGCTTTCCCATCTTCATTACGACCAATGGTGATCATACGTAGCGCGCGATCGTTATGGTCCATCACACGCTTCCAAGTCACATGGCTTGGATCAATCCGCAGTGCTTTTAGACCAGTACGAGCAGTGAAGTCTGCATAACCGTTACGCTGTTCATGATAGATACGTGCATCAATTGCCGCCGCCGCAAGGTTATGCGCTGCAGTAACTGCATGAATGTCACCAGTAAGGTGTAAATTCAGCTCTTCCATTGGCGCAACTTGCGCATAGCCACCACCTGCAGCACCACCTTTGACACCAAAAATTGGTCCCATGGAAGGCTGACGAATACAAGCAAAGACCGATTGGTTGATTTTGGCTAAACCTTGCGCCAGTCCAATCGTTGTCACTGTTTTTCCTTCGCCAAGCGGGGTTGGTGTCATGGCAGTGACAACCACAAGTTTGCCTGTCGGGCGATCTTTTAAACGGTGTAGGGCATCTAGAGAGACTTTGGCCTTGTAGCGGCCTTGGCTTTGAAACTCGTTGGTTTGTAAGCCTGCTTGATGGGCGATGTCATCAATGGGTTGTAGTGGTGTTGTGCGGCAAATTTCGATATCTGACTGCATAAAACCCTCATCATAGTTATGAAAGTGGTGAGGAAAACGTTTGCGTCGGATAATAACCTTTATTTTTCGCATGTAAAGCAAAACTCCCACAGTGAGAGAAAACCATAGAACTTTTGTCGTTTTTACTGCGATGAATCAAACTTAAGCGGCTATTTATCCTCTTTTTATTATTCAACTAGTTGAATTTTAAAGAGTCGATAGATGACCTATTAGCATAAAAAAAGGTGCTCCGAGAGCACCTTTTTATCAAAGTCTAAGCAAATCAGCAATTAGAATGCAGATTTGAAGATTTCACAAACTTCAGCGTGTGTACCTTGGCGTGGGTTAGTGATAGCACAAGCATCTTTCAGAGCGTTGGTTGCTAGAGTTGGGATATCTTCTTCTTTAGCACCAAGTTCAGTTAGACCAGCTGGGATACCGATTTCTTTAGATAGAGATACGATAGCGTCGATAGCTGCTGCCGCGCCTTGTTCTGCAGATAGGTTTTCAACATCAACACCCATTGCTTTAGCAACGTCACGTAGACGGTCTGCAGCAACAGTTGCATTGTAACGTTGTACATGTGGAAGAAGTACTGCGTTACATACACCGTGAGGTAGGTTGTAGAAACCACCTAGTTGGTGAGCCATTGCGTGTACGTAGCCTAGAGAAGCATTGTTGAATGCCATACCCGCCATGAATTGTGCGTATGCCATTGCTTCACGAGCTTCTAGGTTTTGACCGTTTTTAACCGCTTCACGTAGGTTCGCTTGAATCATTTCAATTGCTTTGATTGCAACAGCATCAGTGATAGGTGTTGCAGCGATAGAAACGTAAGCTTCGATTGCGTGAGTCAGTGCGTCCATACCAGTTGCTGCAGTTAGAGAAGCTGGTTTAGCAAGCATCAGTTTAGGATCGTTAACAGACATCAGTGGAGTAGTGTGTTTGTCTACGATGGCCATTTTGATGTGACGAACTTCGTCAGTGATGATGCAGAAACGTGTCATTTCAGACGCAGTACCTGCAGTGGTGTTGATTGCGATCAGTGGAAGCATTGGTTTTGGAGAACGGTCAACGCCTTCGTAGTCAGCAATTTTGCCACCGTTAGAAGCAAGAAGAGCGATACCTTTTGCACAGTCGTGTGGTGAACCGCCACCTAGAGAAACAACGAAATCACATTGGTTTTCTTTAAGAATTGCCAGACCTTCGTTTACGTTGGTCACAGTTGGGTTTGGATGAGTACCATCATAAACCACTGTTGCTACGCCACGTTCAGTCAGTAGGTCAGCAACTTGTTTAACTACGCCGATTTTGTTCAGAATTGCGTCACTTACAATCAGACCTTTGGTAAAGCCTTTAGATTTGATCGCATCCGCTGCATCAACAAGACAATCTGCGCCCATTAGGTTTACTGTAGGAATAAAAAATGCACTCGCCATGAGTTAACTCCAATAATAATTATGTTCAAAATATCTGGCTTTAGAGTTGCACAGTTTGTCACAGAGGGTGTTTGATCTGGCGCAAAAATCTTTGAAGCACGTTCAAATTGATGCTCATTCTTGAGCTGGATCACATTAATAACCGTATTGATTATAGTGACTTATAGGTTGGGCTGATGGAATTTTGTACACAGATGTTCACCCCATGAATTTTTACGAAATTGGAATAACTAATGCAGTAATTTTACATTTCACAAATGGGGTAATTTAGACACAAAAATTAACGCCAAAGCCCCGTGGTGTAAGGCTTTGGCACACAAAATTTATCACGAAAGCGAGATTAATTTTGTTACAAGACGATCAATTCCGGAGGCTGCTTGAGAAATATTCTCAGCAAGCATATAGGCGGGGGTCGATAGTACGTTATGTTCTTGGTCGTAGACGAAGTCATCCACTGGGCAATTGACGTGTTGTCCACCCATTTTATTAAATGCTGCAGCAGTCTCTTTATCGTTACCTATGGTTCCCTCTACCCCTGATTCGTAGATTTTCGGAATAAGATGAGGAGCGATGCATAAGTAGGCGGCAGGTTTCCCCGCTTTTGCAAATGAGCGACATGCCTTTGCCACATCGATATTGAGCTCACAGGCGGCGCCTTTTAGCGCAAAATCAGATAGGTTCTTTGCGGCGCCAAATCCACCAGGGATGATCAGAGCATCAAAGTCCTGCGCTTTGAGATGGGCCACATCGTCAATTTTGCCACGGGAGATGCGAGCCGATTCGACTAAGACGTTACGTGTTTCAGCCATCTCTTCGCCAGTAATATGATTAAGCACATGATGCTGATTTATATTAGGGGCGAAGCAGTGCCAAGTGGCCCCATTGCGCTCGATGGCGAGTAGGGTCAATACTGACTCGTGGATCTCTGCACCGTCGAATACACCGCATCCGCTGAGTATCACTGCTACTTTTTTCATTGAGTCGCTCCTCTTTATTAGTTAAGTGGATTAGTTGGGTTCGTGTTCATCTTTGATTTTAGTTTGGCTGGTGGAAGTTTGAGATGTTTGCTGAGCTTGAGATTTTTGTTCAGATTGCTCTTGAGCTGCCAAATATTCATCGACACTCGAATAGCGTTGCATAGTAAATGCGGTCAATATAGCAGATGAGGGTAGAAAGTGTTTCATAGCTGTCCTTAGAGTATCCACAATTCAATCCTCCCTTTATAAAATCATATGCTTAGTCCCGCCTTGTCTTACATCAGTAAATACCAAATCGTTTTTCTGTTAGCTGGACACACACTTTTTTAAACGGACAGACACCTTTTTAAGCGGACAGGCACCACAACTAAGCCTTTATCTTTTGAAATGTCTCGCAAAACTATTTCAAGGCGATTGGTGTTGACGCGCTTTGTCGGGAAAGTGGGTAAATCCTATCTCTATTAAGGTAATGTCTATGGCTACGGCAAGATCTCGTTTGGTTTGTCCAGACGTCACACCTTATTATCATTGCGTATCTCGCTGTGTGCGCCGTTCATTTCTTTGTGGTGAAGATGCTTTAACTGGTCGTTCATTCGAGCATCGTCGAGATTGGATTGAGCAACGTATTTTGACTCTAGCTACCTATTATTGTGTTGATGTATATGCTTATGCGGTGATGAGTAATCACTACCATTTGGTGGTCAGCTTAAACCAGCAGCAAGCGCTGGCCTTAAGTGATCGCGACGTGGTTGAACGTTGGTGTGTCGAGCATAAAATGCCTTTGATGATCAAAAATTGGCTAGCGGGGGAGTTACTCACTGACGCTCAGAAAACATGGTGCGACGAAACGATAACAGAGTGGCGTGAACGTCTTTGTTCTCTGAGTTGGTTTATGAAAGAGCTAAACTATGGGATTGCAGTCCAAGCGAACAAAGAGGATGACTGCACGGGCCGTTTTTGGGAAGGTCGCTTTAAATCTCAGGCGTTACTTGATGAGAAGGCGTTATTAAGTGCGATGGCATATGTGGAGCTCAACCCTGTGCGAGCCGAGATGGTGAGCACGCCAGAAGAGGCAAAACATACCTCTCTTCGAGCAAGGTTAGATGCGTTAGAGCAGGGCAAAACACAGGTACAAGGCCTCGCTAATTTTGTAGGAAATCTAGAAGCAGATAACACAAGCGGTATTCCCTTTCGATTGCTGGATTATTTAGAACTGGTTGATTGGGTTGGTCGGCATGCGCGAGAATCTTCGGCGGGCTATATTGCTGCTTCGACCCCGAATATCCTGACTCGATTAGCATTTTGTGATTATCAGTGTTTGACTCTGTGTACAAGACTGGAGCAGGAAACCAACATTTGGGTTGGTGCTGCGCATAAGCTTGAGCACGCGAAGAAAACGCTAAATAAACAGCGAATAACGGGTTTTCAAATTAGCTAAAAACACCTTCATCCCAGTAAGGTAGAGCCTGTCCATATTTCTCACTTAAAAACGCGATAAACAAACTCACTTTTTGTGGGAGATGTTTGCGCTCTGGGTAGACAGCATATACAGCATGTACTGGCAATGCATAAGGTGACATGATTGGCACCAAGCGTTTTTCTTGGACATCTTTACCGACGATAAACGTGGGCAGTTGCCCTATTCCTAATCCAGAGAGCAGAACTCTGCGTATCGCTTCACTGTTATTTACCGACATATTTCCTTTTGGCAATACCTTGAATTCCTGTTGATTTTTACAAAAAGTCCATTCGTTTCCACCACGAAAATACGAGTATTTAATGCAATTGTGTTGGCTTAAATGTTCAGGTTCAGACGGCACTGGATGCGCAGCTAGATAGTCTGGCGATGCACATAGTATGCTGTGACAGGTGACCAATCGCTTAGCAATCAAATTTGAATCAGAGAGATGGCCGATCCTTATCGCAAGATCATATCCTTCAGCAACCAAATCCACCATGCGATCTTCGAATTGAAGATCAAGCTCAATATGAGGGTAGCGCTGTAAAAACTCAGTAAGAAAAGGCGCTATATGACGAACACCGAAAGACATTGGTGCGGTTATTTTGAGTTTACCACGCGGTTCTCCCTGCAGCTCTGAAACAGCGTCAACACCTTGTTGGGCAAAGGATAATGCTTGAGATACGTACTCATAATAACGCTCGCCAGCTTCGGTTAGGCTGATATGTCGAGTTGTCCTTTGAATCAAACGAATTCCGAGTTCGTCTTCTAATTGGCTAATGCGTTTGCTGACGGCTGATTTTGTGATATTCAGCTTTTCGGCTGCACGTGAGTAGCTG is part of the Vibrio porteresiae DSM 19223 genome and encodes:
- the eutC gene encoding ethanolamine ammonia-lyase subunit EutC, with protein sequence MNLDKMISGKLSAEHSSPELVHHDPWDTLRQFTQARIGLGRVGTSIPTSELLRFQLSHAQAIDAVHVPLDEDALVTRLADKENLRPLLPAFHLHSEASDRVTYLQRPDLGRKLSEQGITELKEHSDSRAKPYDLAIVIADGLSSYAIANHAAPFLDALLNQLNADTKQAWDVAPFVIVQQGRVAVGDDVCAAINANEVLILVGERPGLSSPDSLGLYLTWNAYRGIEESLRNCISNVRPEGLRYDAAAHKCFYLLSESRRRHITGIGLKDRSDDHTIEHKAERQFSLVSPS
- a CDS encoding ethanolamine ammonia-lyase subunit EutB, which produces MSSEYRYQLGSKTFRFRSLKEVMAKASPLRSGDQLAGVCAASAEERVVAQMVLADLPLKTFLNDLVIPYEKDEISRLIIDEHNAKAFMEIAHLTVGDFRNWLLQESTTCVELTRVAPGITPEMAAAVSKIMRNQDLILVAKKCQVTTAFRNTIGLAGHMSTRLQPNHPTDDMNGIAASIFDGLMYGNGDAVIGINPATDSVSQAIKLMKLMDEVIQHYEIPTQSCVLTHVTNTIECIEQGAPVDLVFQSIGGTEGTNKGFGVSIDVLQQAYDAANSLQRGTVGNNFMYFETGQGSALSSNANHDVDQQTCETRAYALARKFKPLLVNTVVGFIGPEYLFDGKQIIRAGLEDHFCGKLLGLPMGCDICYTNHAYADQNDMDNLLTLLGVANCNFIMGIPGSDDIMLNYQTTSFHDALYARQVLGLKPAPEFEAWLRKMQIFSQDGRTQLSDHMAPAFKQPLSLLQEAV
- a CDS encoding formate--tetrahydrofolate ligase is translated as MQSDIEICRTTPLQPIDDIAHQAGLQTNEFQSQGRYKAKVSLDALHRLKDRPTGKLVVVTAMTPTPLGEGKTVTTIGLAQGLAKINQSVFACIRQPSMGPIFGVKGGAAGGGYAQVAPMEELNLHLTGDIHAVTAAHNLAAAAIDARIYHEQRNGYADFTARTGLKALRIDPSHVTWKRVMDHNDRALRMITIGRNEDGKAVNGFEREDGFDISAASELMAILALSTDLNDLRQRIGRIVVAYDLDGQPITTEDLQVAGAMTVTMKDTIQPTLMQTLEGVPTLVHAGPFANIAHGNSSIIADNIATRLADFTVTEGGFGSDMGFEKACNIKAKAAHKHPDCAVIVATLRGIKANSGRYDLRPGQAIPDSLFAPDSAALTAGFANLQWHIDNVTQYGVPAVVAINRFPQDSEEELQQLMAMIKALPQGVEVAISEAFSRGGLGATQLAHCVMKQCEKTVQFTPLYQSEDSLDDKLHAVALKGYGAGSITYSEKATAQLKRFNELGYGHLSVCMAKTPLSITTNSAIKGAPSGFDVTIRELKLCSGAGFIYALCGSVMTMPGLPDKPAFMSLDIDEQGNIVGLS
- the yiaY gene encoding L-threonine dehydrogenase, which gives rise to MASAFFIPTVNLMGADCLVDAADAIKSKGFTKGLIVSDAILNKIGVVKQVADLLTERGVATVVYDGTHPNPTVTNVNEGLAILKENQCDFVVSLGGGSPHDCAKGIALLASNGGKIADYEGVDRSPKPMLPLIAINTTAGTASEMTRFCIITDEVRHIKMAIVDKHTTPLMSVNDPKLMLAKPASLTAATGMDALTHAIEAYVSIAATPITDAVAIKAIEMIQANLREAVKNGQNLEAREAMAYAQFMAGMAFNNASLGYVHAMAHQLGGFYNLPHGVCNAVLLPHVQRYNATVAADRLRDVAKAMGVDVENLSAEQGAAAAIDAIVSLSKEIGIPAGLTELGAKEEDIPTLATNALKDACAITNPRQGTHAEVCEIFKSAF
- the elbB gene encoding isoprenoid biosynthesis glyoxalase ElbB, translating into MKKVAVILSGCGVFDGAEIHESVLTLLAIERNGATWHCFAPNINQHHVLNHITGEEMAETRNVLVESARISRGKIDDVAHLKAQDFDALIIPGGFGAAKNLSDFALKGAACELNIDVAKACRSFAKAGKPAAYLCIAPHLIPKIYESGVEGTIGNDKETAAAFNKMGGQHVNCPVDDFVYDQEHNVLSTPAYMLAENISQAASGIDRLVTKLISLS
- a CDS encoding transposase, which gives rise to MATARSRLVCPDVTPYYHCVSRCVRRSFLCGEDALTGRSFEHRRDWIEQRILTLATYYCVDVYAYAVMSNHYHLVVSLNQQQALALSDRDVVERWCVEHKMPLMIKNWLAGELLTDAQKTWCDETITEWRERLCSLSWFMKELNYGIAVQANKEDDCTGRFWEGRFKSQALLDEKALLSAMAYVELNPVRAEMVSTPEEAKHTSLRARLDALEQGKTQVQGLANFVGNLEADNTSGIPFRLLDYLELVDWVGRHARESSAGYIAASTPNILTRLAFCDYQCLTLCTRLEQETNIWVGAAHKLEHAKKTLNKQRITGFQIS
- a CDS encoding LysR family transcriptional regulator; this translates as MYNNFPTIPLFVAVVESGSYSRAAEKLNITKSAVSKRISQLEDELGIRLIQRTTRHISLTEAGERYYEYVSQALSFAQQGVDAVSELQGEPRGKLKITAPMSFGVRHIAPFLTEFLQRYPHIELDLQFEDRMVDLVAEGYDLAIRIGHLSDSNLIAKRLVTCHSILCASPDYLAAHPVPSEPEHLSQHNCIKYSYFRGGNEWTFCKNQQEFKVLPKGNMSVNNSEAIRRVLLSGLGIGQLPTFIVGKDVQEKRLVPIMSPYALPVHAVYAVYPERKHLPQKVSLFIAFLSEKYGQALPYWDEGVFS